The Lycium barbarum isolate Lr01 chromosome 9, ASM1917538v2, whole genome shotgun sequence genome has a segment encoding these proteins:
- the LOC132610835 gene encoding dynamin-related protein 4C-like: protein MAYQDADGFFSDEQSPIDSIAVADPKPLAVVAAPTACGVHPPIVASFNDRIRPLLDCVDKLRHLNIMQEGIQLPTIVVVGDQSSGKSSVLESLAGISLPRGQGICTRVPLIMRLQNDPNITEPLLHLEYNGKSLPVDEVAIADSIIRATDEIAGHGKGISNNPLTLVVKKNGVPDLTMVDLPGITRVAVQGQPEDIYEQIYDIIMKYIAPEESIILNVLSATVDFPTCESIRMSQKMDKTGERTLAVVTKADKAPEGLLEKVTADEVNIGLGYVCVRNRIGNESYEEARSDEARLFSTHPLLSKIDKSMVGIPVLAQKLVRIQATIISKCLPEIVRKINDKLAANLAELSRLPLHLTSVAEALTAFMRILSSSKDSLKKILLSGEFDEYPEDNEMHCTARLVEMLDQYSNELHSKEFEKMEDFLMEEIMVLQETKGIGLPNFLPRAVFLNVLQKKVKEIAASPEDFVGKLWNYLERVVIKVLMYHCDNYPQLQSSTRRAAQNLIAKKKNESVDWVREITGMEKLTDYTCNPDYLATYSKFMAQQHMFMQIMNDPGKCSAINLEGVGVINVGHLRKHLDVVQQAFDLKMRMMAYWKIVLMRLVDSMALHIMFSIRNMINKEMEDEIVQDLMAPHGGGIERMLDESPLVAEKRKRLKKSAKLLKESKEVVANIMDRISLHADQERD, encoded by the coding sequence ATGGCCTACCAAGACGCCGATGGCTTCTTTTCTGATGAACAAAGTCCAATTGATTCAATTGCAGTTGCTGATCCAAAACCTCTTGCAGTAGTAGCAGCACCCACAGCTTGTGGTGTTCATCCTCCCATTGTTGCATCCTTCAATGATAGAATCCGTCCGCTCCTCGACTGTGTAGACAAACTCCGCCACCTTAACATCATGCAAGAAGGTATCCAGCTTCCGACCATCGTCGTGGTAGGTGATCAATCTTCTGGAAAGTCCAGTGTCCTCGAATCTCTTGCTGGAATCAGCCTTCCTAGAGGACAAGGCATTTGCACCAGGGTCCCCCTTATCATGAGGCTACAGAATGATCCAAACATCACTGAACCACTACTTCACTTGGAGTACAATGGAAAGTCACTCCCTGTTGATGAAGTTGCCATTGCTGATTCTATCATTCGTGCTACTGATGAGATTGCTGGCCATGGTAAGGGCATATCTAACAACCCTTTAACACTTGTAGTGAAAAAGAATGGTGTGCCCGACTTGACCATGGTGGATTTGCCTGGCATCACTAGAGTTGCTGTACAAGGACAACCTGAAGACATTTATGAACAAATTTATGATATTATAATGAAATATATAGCTCCCGAGGAaagtataatcttaaatgttctATCAGCTACTGTTGATTTCCCTACTTGTGAGTCCATTAGGATGTCTCAAAAGATGGACAAAACCGGAGAAAGGACTCTGGCTGTTGTGACCAAGGCTGACAAAGCCCCTGAAGGGCTGCTTGAGAAGGTTACTGCGGATGAAGTGAACATAGGGCTCGGCTATGTTTGTGTGAGGAATAGAATCGGGAACGAGTCTTATGAAGAAGCCAGGAGTGATGAGGCAAGGCTTTTTTCAACTCATCCACTTTTATCCAAGATTGATAAATCCATGGTTGGCATTCCAGTTCTGGCACAAAAGCTGGTGCGTATTCAAGCAACCATCATTTCAAAATGCTTGCCTGAAATTGTGAGGAAGATCAATGACAAACTTGCTGCCAATCTTGCCGAACTCAGCAGGCTTCCTCTGCATCTAACTTCTGTGGCTGAAGCTCTGACGGCATTTATGCGCATTCTGAGTTCATCCAAGGATTCATTAAAGAAAATTCTTCTAAGTGGGGAGTTTGATGAGTACCCGGAAGATAACGAAATGCACTGCACAGCTAGACTGGTTGAAATGCTTGATCAATACTCTAATGAGCTACATTCCAAGGAATTTGAGAAAATGGAGGACTTCTTGATGGAAGAGATCATGGTTTTACAGGAAACGAAAGGGATTGGATTACCAAACTTCCTTCCTCGGGCCGTTTTCCTCAATGTTTTGCAGAAAAAGGTAAAGGAAATTGCTGCCTCTCCAGAGGATTTTGTGGGAAAACTGTGGAATTACTTAGAGCGAGTTGTTATCAAGGTTCTGATGTATCATTGTGATAACTATCCGCAGCTTCAGTCTTCCACTAGAAGGGCAGCCCAAAACTTGATTGCCAAGAAGAAGAATGAATCAGTTGATTGGGTAAGGGAAATCACCGGGATGGAAAAGCTGACTGATTACACTTGTAATCCTGACTATTTAGCGACTTACAGTAAGTTCATGGCTCAACAACACATGTTCATGCAGATTATGAATGATCCTGGGAAGTGCTCCGCGATAAACCTTGAAGGAGTAGGAGTTATCAATGTTGGTCATTTGAGGAAGCATCTAGATGTGGTGCAGCAGGCTTTCGATTTGAAGATGAGAATGATGGCCTATTGGAAAATAGTGCTAATGAGGCTGGTGGATTCTATGGCCTTGCACATAATGTTCAGCATTCGAAACATGATTAACAAGGAAATGGAAGACGAGATCGTTCAGGATCTGATGGCACCTCATGGTGGTGGAATTGAGAGAATGCTTGATGAGTCGCCTTTAGTTGCTGAGAAACGCAAGAGGCTCAAAAAGAGTGCCAAGCTGCTCAAGGAGTCCAAAGAGGTGGTGGCCAATATCATGGACAGGATTTCACTTCATGCTGATCAGGAAAGGGACTAG